The following are encoded in a window of Crocosphaera sp. UHCC 0190 genomic DNA:
- a CDS encoding alpha-ketoglutarate-dependent dioxygenase AlkB family protein, with the protein MYQQQLNLFGEQESCQAKIVINLDGEAIFYRTFFTIEESDQFFCELENSINWRQDHIKLYGKSIDLPRLTAWYGDEGKSYIYSGIEQHPSPWTPTLKKIKSRIEEVANVKFNSVLLNFYRSGKDSVSWHSDDEPELGINPIIGSVSFGGTRRFCLKHKNIPERKVDIELPHGSFLLMKGEIQHHWLHQIPKTQQAVKPRINLTFRIIN; encoded by the coding sequence ATGTATCAACAGCAACTAAACTTGTTTGGAGAGCAAGAATCCTGTCAAGCAAAAATAGTCATTAACCTTGATGGTGAAGCTATTTTTTATCGTACTTTTTTTACGATTGAAGAAAGTGATCAATTCTTTTGCGAGTTAGAAAATAGTATAAATTGGAGACAAGACCATATTAAACTTTATGGTAAATCTATAGATTTACCAAGATTAACAGCTTGGTATGGAGATGAAGGAAAATCTTATATCTATTCAGGAATAGAACAACATCCCTCTCCTTGGACTCCAACACTGAAAAAGATTAAATCGAGAATTGAAGAGGTTGCTAATGTAAAATTTAATAGTGTTTTACTTAATTTTTATCGCAGTGGAAAAGATAGCGTATCATGGCATAGTGATGATGAACCAGAACTAGGAATAAATCCCATTATTGGGTCGGTTAGTTTTGGTGGTACTCGTCGCTTTTGCTTAAAACATAAAAATATACCTGAGCGAAAAGTTGATATTGAATTACCCCATGGAAGTTTTTTGCTGATGAAAGGAGAAATTCAGCATCATTGGTTACATCAAATCCCTAAAACTCAACAAGCTGTTAAACCAAGAATTAATTTAACATTTAGAATTATTAACTGA